From the genome of Kluyveromyces lactis strain NRRL Y-1140 chromosome F complete sequence:
ATAAAGCTTTCGGAATTCAATTAGTaactgaaaaattatcCAAGGACTGGGCGGCCGAAGACGTATCGTCATATAAAAGCTTGGTTATTGCTGTGCTGCTAAAATTTCTAAGTATCCAAAATGACGCACCTGGCAATAGCATAAAAAGTGCATTATCTCTTTTAAGTTTGCTTGTCAACGGTACTGAAataaatttcaagaacatTGTGACGAGATTGCTCCAAATTTCTACGGAATACATTGCCAGTAAAGTTCCTGATTCTCAAGTTGTTGTCGTATCTTTGCTACAAATAATCTCACAGGTGCTATCTTTATCGGATAAAAGACAAATTAAGCTTGACATCTTTACCGAGGACTCTTCGCATATGAAATATGTTGATTTTCTTGTATCTACAGTAAGTCATATTGATGATGACTTAGTCTTTTCATCCTATGTCAATTTACTTTCCGAGAGCATTGCTTACTTCCAAGAGTCAATCCTCAAGATCATTTTGCCTTTGTCTGCATCCATAGTTGACTCCATATCTAGACTTTTTGAAGACGAGCAGAAAAGGGGTAAAAACTTGAGGTCTATAACTGCTCTTCTAGGATCTTTAGAAGAAATTCTAGAAGTGTCGCATGGCTATTTGCAAGCTGATGAAAGCACCGGTTATTTCTCTCACACCAATGCAAGAAATGATTTTTTGCAGAACATGGTATCCAATGTGTTTTCATCGGATCAATCCTCTTCTGAAGCACGAATTTTAAATGAGAGAATGGTCGTTCTTAAATCTTTTACAATGGTAAGCGGCAGAATATCAGAAATGTGGAATTGGGCTGACCAAACAGCATCTGGAGACTTGAGGACGGTCAATAACTCAGAGTTTGGCCAGTCATTACACGAAGTTTCGACAAACTACAAAGTTATCTCAAATAAGCTACTTGAAAAGCTTTTCCTATTAGAACCATCAGATATTTTGGAATCCTTAATTTCGAACCCAATTCCTTCTCAGCTCGTTAGACTAAATCACTCTTTGGATAACGGACGGTGCTCAGTGACAATTTCCCGTTTGCTACAAGGTATAGTAACGAGATGTAATGAGACTAGCTCTGTGTCTTTATTCAGCAGTCATAGAAGCAAAAAGAACCTTAACTCTGCAGAGACAAATCACCTTGGCGCGGGGGATTTATTATCATATTTGCTCAAATATTTTGACTCGTTGGATAATTCGGCAGTTGAAGACTTTTATTCAGATTTTATGGTTTTCTTAAAGGAAGTTTTGAGTAACTATACTAGCTATAGTTCAATATCGTTTCCGTTATTGCAATTAATTGCCTTAATCAGCGAAAAACTTGACTACTCTAGTTTGGGTCAAGAACGCCGAGTCAGAAAGGAAATAACTGAATCATTTATTAAGTTACTAAACAATAGTCTCAGCTCGGATATTATGGATAGCAACAATAAAGAAGACATTATAGCAGCTTTGtattttgttgttgagaGGCTTTCATATGTTGTCAATGAAGTTAATCAAGGTGATAAGTTCAACAGCACTTTGACCTCCATTGTTATCTATTCCATAGTGCCTTACAGCAAAAGGATAGCAGAAATCTCCCCCGATGTATTGCACTTCATGAATTTGATAGCACCAATCGGAGAGAGAGTTAAACCTTGGAAATTATTCCTTAACGAATTTTTCACGGATTCTAAAACGTTACGGGCGCTGTTAGAGACAGATGACAAATCTTGGAGTTTCATATTTTACCACTGGTCTCTATACTACGATAGCAAGGAGAAACTTCTTCCAGATCTAATATTGTCCGTAACGGCGAAGTCGAATGTTATTACACCTTCAATCAATCCGTTTAACACATGGAGTGATTCAGAAGTTCAATCCAAATTTAACAATATTCTACGCATTGCGTATTTGGTTCTCATTTCTCCGAAAGatcattattatattcACTGTCAATCACTTTTGAACATTGTTGAAcatttcatctttggaGTAGAGAATGCATTACAAGCCGCTGGATATATATTATTACGGGCTTTACTATTGAAATTTACAAACACACATTTCGCTGATCATTGGTCGATGTTATTCTCAGGTTTACAATCATCTTTACTCACAATATATGAAGCTATACAAGTTCAACAATCCATTGACAGTAATGTTGTCCTTCAAGTATCGAAGActcttgatcttcttctaacCGTTAACGTAGAAGAATTTTCTGCCACTCATGAGTGGTTATTCGTCATTGACACTATTAATAGTATTTACAAGAAGGATCCTTATGTCGCGCTAGTAGACGAGATAAGCCAATGTAAAGATTTGGTAATGGTCACGACGTCGGGTGTTACACTGAATGAAGATACTACATTCCGTGTTCCCTTGCTAGTCAACATACATTCCATTGACAGCGTTGTAAACCTCAttcctttcttcttcaatctcAGTTACGATCACTATGAAGCGATGTACAACTTAAACCCCTTGAACGAACAGGTATGTATTGATGATTTATCGCATGACATTTGTCATCAATTCATTAAGTGATCTTCAATaaatattttcatttaagCAATGAGAAGCTCACATTTGCGTTCATCAGTTTCTATAAAATTTATAAACACTTAATACTTCCCACCCTGCTTTTCTGTGTATCACTAATTCACTTTTCCATCCGCTGAACTTCATCTTACTTGCCACAGTTTCAGGTTTATTTCTAGCACAAAACAATATGTACGCTACTCCGTTGCAGCTAAGAATTCTGTCCAATCCATTCAATAGTCTCTGTGTGACCACCATCCCATCATCACCACCATCCAATGCTAGAAAGAGCCACTCATCATCACGAACAGCATGATTTGAATGAGGCAGTTCTGGTACAGTTTCTGCAGGTACATATGGTGGATTAAAGACAAGCAGGTCGACCTCATTTTCCCTTATTGAAGACGTAAGGTCTGTTTGTAATACATCAAAATGGCTATTCTTGCAACCATTCTTCGAACAAGTGTCTAAGGTAGCGTCCAATGCCCAAGGGTTCAAATCAGTTGCCAAATAAAGTCCATTGGCGTTTGGTATACCATTTTGCATAAGAAACGTAGAGACTATCCCAGAACCAGAACCAATTTCTATAGTCAATGGTACTGCGTCATTGAACCTGTTATTCAACCAACTCAGATCAGCTTCTAATGCATctaataaaagaaaagagtCCTCGCTTGGCTCGTATACTTTATTATAATCATAAGAGACGTATGGTGTAGCTAGCATCGCCCTGTTATCCTAAGCCCTGATGAGCTATAGCTCGCATCAATATCTGTTCTGCACCTGTATCTTTTCAAACATGGAAGTCATCGCATATATAATAttgtatttgaaaagttgatattgaacaatAACGTATGCAAAAGGTCATCTAAAAGAAAGTAATTAAATTGAAGCTTAACAACTAGTCTACTGTTTGATACAACTATTAATCACCATTTTCAGAGAATCGACAATCAGTTGCTTGTTTGTGGTTGAGAAAGATGCAATTAA
Proteins encoded in this window:
- the DOP1 gene encoding Dop1p (similar to uniprot|Q03921 Saccharomyces cerevisiae YDR141C DOP1); protein product: MSLPLRPLSLDVNTKQLDSKQKKFHQAVERALQHFDAVTEWADYISSLGKLLKALQSWSPKFQNVKYYVPYPYQVARRLSSSLSPNLPSGVHLKTLEVYNYIFEKIGPDTLGKEVNIWIGGVLPLMSYASISVKHPLIELYEKYIVSLSSVTLKIIVKPVLASLFPGIDDESSESQASTINLIETLYTNLDDPSLFWQTSFIIIINNKDRRLGGLVWLTKKLPSLNAVPHLAAKEKDTALTKKDSKERKEFALSLLLDASKPVVSPEPGLLIRSFVRCLEDENEILIQRGILDLLLQRLHLHSPLLQVLVKPSDCRLLIMTACRTMLKKDMSLNRRIWNWLLGPVLDPESGDHSDSEYFIKNGAQHLLGGLHEMLEHPQTCIDAYKIVSALMDRWQIGSYLTPKIFIPLIEKCREYSDNQLVLKTASSFFDSVETNIIWGKLFEKVFCDNDYDLLIYVLQNFRCSTDEEITVRHLPLILLSLLCQSSIEIPKCTQILEILVRMIPERAYLPIHHSSLSQGSTLSYEKCFTDIKSYYEQVSDPLNSKDLNSSSDLSPPFNTADLTFLITYRVHLLLIENIRRYQNINDISKLFVLFIEIIPEQYDVSEEAEVVKWSDTDLIECIFEQNDAIESAPEQSLQGIVEIYTKYLFRNLPILDSMRLLKIIMKGLWSLLLDHNKQIDAVEMLKVITRHVPSSRIESCLASVYLGDCDINNRLVVLDCLWTHLAGNFDIIKRPLSLALDELSDEKNSNYWYVHEWVVSIISGESGNKFFELLVENPLQFEFINNEKIGNMDDLALFTYHLDVLRNVLKTPDTVVYKAFGIQLVTEKLSKDWAAEDVSSYKSLVIAVLLKFLSIQNDAPGNSIKSALSLLSLLVNGTEINFKNIVTRLLQISTEYIASKVPDSQVVVVSLLQIISQVLSLSDKRQIKLDIFTEDSSHMKYVDFLVSTVSHIDDDLVFSSYVNLLSESIAYFQESILKIILPLSASIVDSISRLFEDEQKRGKNLRSITALLGSLEEILEVSHGYLQADESTGYFSHTNARNDFLQNMVSNVFSSDQSSSEARILNERMVVLKSFTMVSGRISEMWNWADQTASGDLRTVNNSEFGQSLHEVSTNYKVISNKLLEKLFLLEPSDILESLISNPIPSQLVRLNHSLDNGRCSVTISRLLQGIVTRCNETSSVSLFSSHRSKKNLNSAETNHLGAGDLLSYLLKYFDSLDNSAVEDFYSDFMVFLKEVLSNYTSYSSISFPLLQLIALISEKLDYSSLGQERRVRKEITESFIKLLNNSLSSDIMDSNNKEDIIAALYFVVERLSYVVNEVNQGDKFNSTLTSIVIYSIVPYSKRIAEISPDVLHFMNLIAPIGERVKPWKLFLNEFFTDSKTLRALLETDDKSWSFIFYHWSLYYDSKEKLLPDLILSVTAKSNVITPSINPFNTWSDSEVQSKFNNILRIAYLVLISPKDHYYIHCQSLLNIVEHFIFGVENALQAAGYILLRALLLKFTNTHFADHWSMLFSGLQSSLLTIYEAIQVQQSIDSNVVLQVSKTLDLLLTVNVEEFSATHEWLFVIDTINSIYKKDPYVALVDEISQCKDLVMVTTSGVTLNEDTTFRVPLLVNIHSIDSVVNLIPFFFNLSYDHYEAMYNLNPLNEQVCIDDLSHDICHQFIK
- the MTQ2 gene encoding S-adenosylmethionine-dependent methyltransferase (similar to uniprot|Q03920 Saccharomyces cerevisiae YDR140W MTQ2 Putative S-adenosylmethionine-dependent methyltransferase of the seven beta-strand family methylates release factor eRF1 (Sup45p) in vitro), which translates into the protein MLATPYVSYDYNKVYEPSEDSFLLLDALEADLSWLNNRFNDAVPLTIEIGSGSGIVSTFLMQNGIPNANGLYLATDLNPWALDATLDTCSKNGCKNSHFDVLQTDLTSSIRENEVDLLVFNPPYVPAETVPELPHSNHAVRDDEWLFLALDGGDDGMVVTQRLLNGLDRILSCNGVAYILFCARNKPETVASKMKFSGWKSELVIHRKAGWEVLSVYKFYRN